The following are from one region of the Noviherbaspirillum sedimenti genome:
- a CDS encoding XrtA/PEP-CTERM system-associated ATPase — protein sequence MYESYYGLSAKPFQLKPDPHFFYGSKGHKRAMAYLDYGLSQGEGFIVITGEIGAGKTTLMRNLFAKLESDKIHAAQIVTTHVDSDDILRMVAAAFGLAFEDASKSTLLTRLEQFFRQCHAQGKRALLVVDEAQNLTPRAVEELRMLSNFQTSDASLLQTFLLGQPEFRKTLLSGDMQQLVQRVIATYHLGPLDAAETRAYVEHRLHTVGWRDDPAIAEGAYAAIHAYSGGIPRRINTLCDRLFLMGYLEELHAFGGDEVASVIADIQQEFALPVDVAKQREAEKTQVDGDAENPLQTQALPVLENMNERLSKMERSVVSILDAVKKIVSTPRPRKLPEEEA from the coding sequence ATGTACGAGTCTTACTACGGTCTGTCCGCCAAGCCTTTCCAGCTGAAGCCCGACCCGCACTTCTTTTATGGCAGCAAAGGCCACAAGCGCGCCATGGCCTATCTTGACTATGGCCTGTCGCAGGGCGAAGGCTTCATCGTCATCACCGGCGAAATCGGCGCCGGCAAGACCACCCTGATGCGCAACCTGTTCGCGAAGCTGGAGTCCGACAAGATCCACGCCGCCCAGATTGTCACCACCCATGTCGACTCGGACGATATCCTGCGCATGGTGGCAGCGGCATTCGGCCTGGCGTTCGAGGATGCCAGCAAATCGACCTTGCTGACCCGGCTCGAACAGTTTTTCCGGCAATGCCACGCCCAGGGCAAGCGCGCCCTGCTGGTGGTCGACGAAGCGCAGAACCTGACGCCGCGCGCAGTCGAGGAATTGCGCATGCTGTCGAATTTCCAGACCAGCGACGCTTCGCTGCTGCAAACCTTCCTGCTCGGCCAGCCGGAGTTCCGCAAGACGCTTTTGAGCGGCGACATGCAGCAACTGGTGCAAAGGGTGATCGCGACCTACCACCTGGGACCGCTGGACGCCGCCGAAACCCGGGCGTACGTCGAGCACCGCCTGCATACCGTCGGCTGGCGCGACGACCCCGCCATTGCCGAAGGGGCTTACGCCGCCATCCATGCCTATAGCGGCGGCATCCCGCGTCGCATCAATACCCTGTGCGATCGCCTGTTCCTGATGGGCTACCTGGAAGAATTGCACGCCTTTGGTGGCGACGAAGTGGCTTCAGTGATTGCCGATATCCAGCAGGAATTCGCATTGCCGGTCGATGTGGCGAAACAGCGCGAAGCGGAAAAAACCCAAGTCGACGGCGATGCGGAAAATCCTTTGCAGACGCAGGCTCTGCCAGTGCTGGAAAACATGAATGAGCGCCTGTCGAAAATGGAACGCTCGGTGGTATCCATCCTGGATGCGGTCAAGAAAATCGTCTCCACGCCACGCCCGCGCAAACTTCCGGAAGAAGAGGCATGA
- a CDS encoding pyridoxal-dependent decarboxylase, exosortase A system-associated, translated as MNSDKPRHAPQSQFPVRDGHLHIGGIALPRLAQRVGRTPFYAYDRALLTARARELRAALPAGLRLHYSLKANPMPALVQHMSSLVDGLDVASGGELKVALDTGMQAQHISFAGPGKTDAELTQAIAAGAVLHLESLRELESVARIGEALGLRPMVMLRINPDFELKSSGMKMGGGPRQFGVDVEQAPQLLRRISELGLDWQGLHIFSGSQCLNAQAIAETQSKTFELALRLADHAAQAPRLLNIGGGFGIPYFAGETALQVGPIADNLAHWLPRAQAALGGATVALELGRYLVGEAGIYVTQVIDRKVSRGQVFLVTDGGMHHHLAASGNLGQVIRKNYPVAVGNRMNEKSGETVSVVGPLCTPLDMLAERMELPAADVGDLIVIFQSGAYGCSASPSAFLGHPQALEVLV; from the coding sequence ATGAACAGCGACAAACCCAGGCATGCGCCGCAATCGCAATTCCCGGTGCGCGACGGCCACCTGCACATCGGCGGCATTGCCTTGCCGCGCCTGGCCCAGCGCGTCGGCCGCACACCCTTCTATGCCTATGACCGCGCCTTGCTGACGGCGCGGGCGCGCGAGTTGCGGGCGGCGCTGCCCGCCGGCCTGCGCCTGCACTATTCCCTCAAGGCCAATCCAATGCCGGCGCTGGTGCAGCACATGTCCAGCCTGGTCGATGGCCTCGATGTCGCTTCCGGCGGCGAATTGAAAGTCGCCCTGGATACCGGCATGCAAGCGCAGCACATCAGTTTTGCCGGACCGGGCAAGACCGACGCCGAGCTGACGCAGGCAATTGCCGCTGGCGCCGTGCTGCACCTGGAATCGCTGCGCGAACTGGAAAGCGTCGCCCGCATCGGTGAGGCACTGGGGCTGCGACCAATGGTCATGCTGCGGATCAACCCGGATTTCGAACTGAAATCCTCGGGCATGAAAATGGGCGGCGGCCCGAGGCAATTCGGTGTGGATGTGGAACAGGCGCCGCAACTGCTGCGGCGCATCAGCGAGCTCGGGCTCGACTGGCAAGGTCTGCATATCTTCAGTGGCTCGCAATGCCTCAACGCCCAGGCAATTGCGGAAACCCAGAGCAAGACGTTCGAGCTGGCCTTGCGGCTGGCCGACCACGCCGCGCAAGCGCCGCGCCTCTTGAATATCGGCGGCGGCTTCGGCATCCCCTATTTCGCCGGCGAGACGGCGCTGCAGGTGGGCCCGATCGCCGACAATCTGGCGCACTGGCTGCCGCGCGCGCAAGCCGCCTTGGGCGGCGCGACAGTGGCACTGGAGCTGGGGCGCTATCTGGTCGGCGAAGCCGGCATCTATGTCACGCAGGTGATCGACCGCAAGGTCTCGCGCGGCCAGGTGTTTCTGGTCACGGACGGCGGCATGCACCATCACCTGGCCGCCTCCGGCAACCTGGGGCAGGTGATCCGCAAGAATTATCCGGTCGCCGTCGGCAACCGCATGAACGAGAAAAGTGGGGAAACCGTTTCGGTGGTCGGGCCGCTATGCACGCCGCTGGACATGCTGGCCGAGCGCATGGAATTGCCAGCAGCAGATGTCGGCGACCTGATCGTCATATTCCAGTCGGGCGCCTATGGCTGCAGTGCCAGCCCGTCGGCGTTCCTCGGCCACCCGCAAGCGCTGGAAGTGCTGGTCTAG
- a CDS encoding XrtA system polysaccharide chain length determinant, translating to MEELVSQLLALVKGVSKYRWYAMGIAWLVALAGGIVIFKLPDTYQSSARVFVDTQSVLKPLLSGMTTMPNVEQQVSIMSRTLLSRPNVERVIRMVDLDIKTGTAKDKEKLIDELISRIKINGTIQNDIYTISYTGEKPRLAKDIVQSLLTIFVEGSFGGKKNDSAKAIQFIDAQIKTYEDKLATAENALKEFKLKNMGLLPRQGGDYGSKLYEVSENLNQARLELREAEQARDAIKRQISGDDGGRGAAPAPVSVVNPEIDERIQSLQKNLDNLHLQFTEQHPDIVSTKRLIAQLEARKLEEAKQKKTGGDPGANYSPMLQQLKVSLSAAEARAASMRARVDEYASRVAHLKQMSLAAPEIETQMAQLNRDYQVNKENYEKLVASREAAKLSDELSATTEMMTFRVIDPPTLPLQATGPKRALLFSGLLAGALVAGIAFAFLMSKIRPTFLSQNELRNETGLPILGTVSMIWTNQEQRRRKKRLVAFGLSFMGLLALYGGLMSFMLLRA from the coding sequence ATGGAGGAATTGGTATCTCAGTTGCTGGCCCTGGTAAAAGGGGTCTCGAAATACCGCTGGTATGCGATGGGGATCGCCTGGCTGGTGGCGCTGGCGGGCGGCATCGTCATCTTCAAGCTGCCCGACACCTATCAGTCTTCCGCCCGGGTGTTCGTCGACACGCAAAGTGTGCTCAAACCACTGCTGTCGGGCATGACCACGATGCCCAATGTGGAACAGCAAGTCTCAATCATGAGCCGCACTCTGCTGAGCCGGCCCAATGTCGAACGGGTCATTCGCATGGTAGACCTGGATATCAAGACCGGCACGGCGAAGGACAAGGAAAAGCTGATTGACGAGCTGATTTCCCGGATCAAGATCAATGGCACGATCCAGAACGATATCTACACCATTTCCTACACGGGCGAAAAGCCCAGGCTGGCCAAGGACATCGTGCAGTCGCTGCTCACCATCTTCGTCGAAGGCAGTTTCGGCGGCAAGAAAAACGATTCCGCCAAGGCGATCCAGTTTATCGATGCGCAAATAAAAACCTATGAAGACAAGCTGGCGACAGCGGAAAATGCACTCAAGGAGTTCAAGCTGAAAAACATGGGCTTGCTGCCGCGCCAGGGTGGCGACTATGGCAGCAAGCTGTATGAAGTATCGGAAAACCTGAACCAGGCCCGGCTGGAACTGCGCGAAGCCGAGCAGGCCCGGGATGCGATCAAACGCCAGATATCGGGGGACGATGGCGGCCGCGGCGCCGCGCCGGCACCGGTCAGTGTCGTCAATCCTGAAATCGATGAACGGATCCAGTCCCTGCAGAAGAACCTCGACAACCTGCACCTGCAGTTTACCGAGCAGCATCCCGATATCGTTTCGACCAAGCGCCTGATCGCCCAGCTCGAGGCGCGCAAGCTCGAAGAGGCCAAACAGAAAAAAACCGGCGGCGACCCCGGTGCCAACTACAGTCCGATGCTGCAGCAGTTGAAAGTGTCACTCTCCGCAGCGGAAGCCAGAGCGGCCTCGATGCGCGCACGCGTCGATGAATACGCCTCGCGCGTTGCCCACTTGAAGCAAATGAGCCTGGCGGCACCGGAGATCGAAACCCAGATGGCCCAGCTCAACCGCGACTACCAGGTGAACAAGGAAAACTATGAAAAGCTGGTTGCCAGCCGCGAGGCCGCCAAGCTGTCCGATGAGTTGAGTGCGACGACGGAAATGATGACCTTCCGGGTGATCGACCCGCCGACCCTGCCCTTGCAAGCCACTGGTCCGAAGCGCGCATTGCTGTTTTCCGGCTTGCTGGCGGGCGCCCTGGTGGCGGGGATTGCGTTTGCCTTCCTGATGAGTAAAATCCGGCCGACTTTCCTGAGCCAGAACGAACTGCGCAATGAAACCGGCTTGCCGATACTGGGTACGGTATCGATGATCTGGACCAATCAGGAACAGCGGCGACGCAAGAAAAGGCTGGTGGCCTTTGGCCTGTCATTCATGGGCCTGCTTGCCTTGTACGGCGGCCTGATGTCATTCATGCTGCTGCGCGCCTAG
- a CDS encoding TIGR03087 family PEP-CTERM/XrtA system glycosyltransferase, with protein MEHLLFLAHRIPYPPNKGDKIRSWHLLRHLAQRYHVHLGSFIDDADDWQYADTVRKICADTHFAKLAPRRARLRSLGGLFAGRPLTLDYYRNAALQSWVDEAMRRHQIGKVLVFSSAMAQFVAPPQGALPTLSAVRRVIDFVDVDSDKWAQYATSKRWPMKWIYQREARTLLAYERKVAAAFDAALFVSPEEAQLFRALAPESAERTGHFSNGVDAEYFSPLHAFDNPYGVDEKAMVFTGAMDYWPNIDAVQWFAREVLPAVRAQRPDAVFYIVGSRPAPQVQALAAQAGVRVTGTVPDVRPYLAHAHAAVAPLRIARGIQNKVLEAMAMAKPVVVSAQALEGIAARPGEDVLLAEDAASFTAAVLQQLAQPDAALGMRARENVLANYAWPAHLAAVDALLVASPAAIAAPRSRAHDTPHSLQRKAAR; from the coding sequence GTGGAACATCTACTCTTCCTTGCGCATCGCATCCCCTATCCGCCCAACAAGGGCGACAAGATCCGCTCCTGGCATTTGCTGCGGCATCTGGCGCAGCGCTACCACGTCCATCTCGGCAGCTTCATCGACGATGCGGATGACTGGCAGTACGCCGACACGGTCAGGAAAATCTGCGCGGATACGCACTTCGCCAAGCTTGCGCCGCGCCGCGCGCGCCTGCGCAGCCTCGGCGGCCTGTTCGCCGGCCGGCCGCTGACGCTCGACTATTATCGCAACGCCGCCTTGCAATCCTGGGTGGATGAAGCCATGCGCCGCCATCAAATCGGCAAGGTCCTGGTGTTTTCCTCGGCGATGGCGCAATTCGTCGCGCCGCCGCAAGGCGCATTACCCACATTGTCCGCCGTGCGCCGGGTGATCGATTTCGTCGACGTCGATTCCGACAAGTGGGCGCAATACGCCACCAGCAAGCGCTGGCCGATGAAGTGGATTTATCAAAGGGAGGCCCGCACGCTGCTGGCCTACGAACGCAAGGTGGCGGCCGCCTTCGATGCCGCGCTGTTCGTCTCACCGGAAGAAGCGCAACTGTTCCGCGCCCTGGCGCCCGAGAGCGCGGAAAGAACCGGCCATTTCAGCAACGGCGTGGATGCCGAGTATTTTTCTCCCTTGCACGCGTTCGACAATCCCTACGGCGTGGATGAAAAGGCCATGGTGTTTACCGGCGCCATGGATTACTGGCCCAATATCGATGCGGTGCAGTGGTTCGCCCGTGAAGTCTTGCCGGCGGTGCGCGCGCAACGGCCGGACGCGGTTTTTTATATCGTCGGCAGCCGCCCGGCGCCGCAGGTCCAGGCGCTCGCCGCCCAGGCTGGCGTGCGCGTCACCGGCACGGTGCCGGATGTGCGTCCTTACCTGGCGCATGCGCACGCGGCCGTGGCACCGCTGCGCATTGCCCGTGGCATCCAGAACAAGGTGCTGGAAGCCATGGCCATGGCCAAACCTGTGGTGGTTTCAGCGCAAGCGCTGGAAGGCATTGCCGCCCGCCCGGGCGAAGACGTGCTGCTGGCAGAAGATGCCGCAAGCTTCACCGCCGCAGTCCTGCAACAGCTGGCGCAGCCGGATGCGGCGCTGGGCATGCGTGCCCGTGAAAACGTGCTGGCGAATTACGCCTGGCCAGCCCACCTGGCCGCGGTCGATGCCCTGCTGGTCGCCAGTCCTGCCGCAATCGCGGCGCCACGCTCCCGCGCGCATGACACCCCCCATTCCCTGCAAAGAAAGGCAGCCCGGTGA
- a CDS encoding XrtA-associated tyrosine autokinase, with product MSIIEKAIDKLDQGKGDAPRAPIIASAAEAAQKIAVPAVPTPAAAAEARASTGATSKRVEINLARLHDLGMVTPDGGRTAIAEEFRLIKRPLIDKAFDRASGVASNHANLIMVTSSLPGEGKSFCAVNLAISIAMEMDHTVLLVDADVARPSVPHFLGLKNDTGLMDVLLDDKLDLADVMLRTNIDSLSFLPAGKSHRHATELLASQSMSRLLDEIAKRYPDRIVIFDSPPVLLTTESRVLASQMGQIVMVVEAEKTTQHAVKAVLRQLGASTNISLLYNKSRGFSGEEYYGRYYN from the coding sequence GTGAGCATAATCGAAAAAGCGATCGACAAGCTGGATCAGGGCAAGGGTGACGCGCCGCGCGCACCCATCATCGCCAGCGCCGCCGAGGCTGCGCAAAAAATCGCAGTACCCGCAGTACCGACACCCGCAGCCGCAGCCGAAGCAAGGGCAAGCACAGGCGCGACATCGAAACGGGTGGAGATCAACCTGGCCCGCCTGCACGACCTCGGCATGGTCACCCCGGATGGCGGCAGGACTGCGATCGCCGAGGAATTCCGGCTCATCAAGCGCCCGCTGATCGACAAGGCCTTCGACCGGGCGAGCGGCGTTGCGTCGAATCACGCCAACCTGATCATGGTGACCAGTTCGCTGCCCGGCGAAGGCAAGAGCTTTTGCGCGGTGAACCTGGCCATCAGCATTGCCATGGAAATGGACCATACGGTGCTGCTGGTCGATGCCGACGTCGCACGGCCCTCGGTCCCGCATTTCCTCGGCTTGAAAAATGACACCGGGCTGATGGATGTCTTGCTAGATGACAAGCTGGATCTGGCCGATGTCATGCTCAGGACCAATATCGATTCCCTGAGTTTCCTGCCTGCGGGGAAAAGCCATCGCCATGCGACCGAACTGCTGGCCAGCCAGTCGATGAGCCGCCTGCTCGACGAGATCGCCAAACGTTATCCAGACCGGATCGTGATTTTCGATTCGCCGCCGGTATTGCTGACCACCGAATCGCGCGTGCTGGCCAGCCAGATGGGACAGATCGTGATGGTGGTGGAAGCCGAGAAAACCACGCAACACGCGGTCAAGGCAGTACTGCGCCAGCTTGGCGCGTCGACCAACATCAGCCTGCTGTACAACAAGTCCAGGGGATTTTCGGGCGAAGAATATTATGGCCGCTACTATAACTAG
- a CDS encoding TIGR03016 family PEP-CTERM system-associated outer membrane protein, whose product MNGKASLSQQTISPFDIQPASTANPSSNRTDIRTYSLSPYLRHRFGSAAVAEMRYTHDAVASSAGGLLDSSNDSIRLSLDSGAAFRTVGWGWRYSRQDTDYDNANSLRMEETAASLRYLLTPRFALTSSVGYEKSNYLSLGAKPQGSFWQAGVSWAPTSRTNLEASAGHRYFGKSYSLLARHRARNTVWVVSYGDQISTTQSQFQVPASLDTSAFLNQMLQAGIPDDALRQQAVDKIIQDNGLPASLNTSVNSLTNRVFLEKRWQASVAINGARNTLLLSLFDTNRSAQTARAADTALLGAANLAQEDDTHQAGIDALWNWHPTSRTSLSAGLGYVRAESLATSLLTNTRTYRLALNRQFAPKLKGTLEYRHLQQEYNQPGRDVRENALTASLLLTF is encoded by the coding sequence TTGAACGGCAAGGCATCGCTCAGCCAGCAAACCATTTCGCCTTTTGACATCCAGCCAGCCAGCACGGCCAACCCGAGCAGCAACCGCACTGACATCCGGACTTACAGCCTCAGCCCCTACCTGCGCCATCGCTTCGGCAGCGCCGCCGTGGCCGAGATGCGCTACACCCATGATGCGGTCGCCAGCAGTGCCGGCGGGCTGCTCGACAGCAGCAATGACAGCATCCGGCTCAGTCTCGACAGTGGCGCCGCCTTTCGTACCGTGGGATGGGGCTGGCGCTACAGCCGCCAGGATACCGATTACGACAATGCGAATTCGCTGCGCATGGAAGAAACCGCAGCCAGCCTGCGCTACCTGCTGACGCCGCGCTTCGCCCTGACCTCGAGCGTCGGCTACGAAAAAAGCAATTACCTCTCGCTGGGCGCCAAGCCGCAAGGCAGCTTCTGGCAGGCCGGCGTATCCTGGGCGCCCACAAGCAGGACTAATCTCGAGGCCAGCGCCGGCCATCGCTATTTTGGCAAATCTTATTCCCTGCTGGCCCGGCACCGTGCCCGCAACACCGTCTGGGTCGTCAGCTATGGGGATCAGATCAGCACCACGCAATCGCAATTCCAGGTGCCGGCCAGCCTGGACACTTCGGCATTTCTCAACCAGATGCTGCAAGCGGGTATCCCCGACGACGCCTTGCGCCAGCAAGCAGTGGATAAAATCATCCAGGACAATGGCTTGCCGGCATCGCTCAATACATCGGTCAATTCATTGACCAACCGTGTCTTCCTGGAAAAGCGCTGGCAGGCATCGGTGGCGATCAATGGCGCCAGGAACACGCTGCTGCTGAGCCTGTTCGACACCAATCGCAGCGCCCAGACAGCCCGTGCGGCCGATACCGCCTTGCTGGGCGCCGCCAACCTGGCGCAGGAAGACGATACGCATCAAGCCGGCATCGACGCCTTGTGGAACTGGCACCCCACTTCCCGTACCAGCTTGAGCGCCGGCCTGGGCTATGTGCGCGCCGAGTCACTTGCCACCAGCCTGCTGACCAATACCCGCACCTACCGGCTGGCGCTGAACCGCCAATTCGCACCGAAGCTGAAGGGAACGCTGGAGTATCGCCACCTGCAGCAGGAATACAACCAGCCCGGCCGGGACGTGCGCGAGAACGCCCTCACGGCTTCCCTTTTACTGACTTTCTAG
- a CDS encoding XrtA system polysaccharide deacetylase — MTTLIRNAMTVDVEDYFQVSAFAPHISRDSWDKLPCRVERNIERILALFERENVKATFFALGWIAERYPAMIRRIVAGGHELASHGYGHLRASDQSEAEFRQDVSSSKALLEDIGGQQVLGYRAPSFSIGSNNLWALDVLLEAGYRYSSSIYPIRHDHYGMPDAPRFSFYPNGRDRLLEVPITTVRMFERNFPAGGGGYFRFFPYALSRWFLQKVNRDDSSPGIFYFHPWELDPDQPRQAGIGMKTRFRHYINLHRMEDRLQALTRDFRWDRMDKIFLEQK; from the coding sequence ATGACGACCTTGATACGCAATGCAATGACAGTGGATGTCGAGGATTATTTCCAGGTCTCGGCCTTCGCCCCGCACATTTCCCGCGACAGCTGGGACAAGCTCCCCTGCCGCGTCGAGCGCAATATCGAGCGCATCCTGGCGCTGTTCGAGCGCGAAAATGTGAAGGCGACATTTTTTGCGCTGGGCTGGATCGCCGAGCGCTACCCGGCCATGATCAGGCGCATCGTCGCCGGCGGCCATGAACTGGCCAGCCATGGCTATGGCCACCTGCGCGCATCCGACCAGAGCGAAGCCGAATTCCGCCAGGACGTCAGCAGCAGCAAGGCCCTGCTGGAGGACATCGGTGGCCAGCAGGTGCTGGGCTACCGGGCGCCGAGCTTTTCCATCGGCAGCAACAATTTGTGGGCGCTGGATGTATTGCTCGAAGCCGGTTACCGCTACAGCTCCAGCATCTACCCGATCCGCCATGACCACTACGGCATGCCGGACGCGCCACGCTTTTCCTTCTATCCGAACGGCCGCGACCGGTTGCTGGAAGTGCCGATCACCACAGTGCGCATGTTCGAGCGGAACTTCCCCGCCGGCGGCGGCGGTTATTTCCGGTTTTTTCCCTATGCGCTGTCACGCTGGTTCCTGCAGAAGGTCAATCGCGACGACAGCAGCCCCGGCATCTTCTATTTCCATCCCTGGGAACTGGATCCGGACCAGCCGCGGCAGGCTGGCATCGGCATGAAGACCCGCTTTCGCCATTACATCAACCTGCATCGCATGGAAGACCGCCTGCAAGCGCTGACCCGCGATTTCCGCTGGGACCGCATGGACAAGATTTTTCTCGAACAGAAATGA
- a CDS encoding XrtA/PEP-CTERM system exopolysaccharide export protein, with amino-acid sequence MLFRELVKILGLAAFGLALLVVGGCTTAPQLSVAAAAAPSSPRDYLIGPGDTVSVTVWRNPEVSMSVAVRPDGKITTPLVEDLTASGKTPTQLARDIEKALAKFIQQPVVTVIVTAFVGPYSEQIRVIGQAAKPQALAYRQGMSLMDVLIAVGGVTEFAAGNRANIIRNIDGKQQQLAVRLSDLIRDGDISANVPMQPGDILVIPESYF; translated from the coding sequence GTGCTTTTCCGTGAGCTCGTTAAAATACTGGGCCTGGCGGCATTTGGCCTGGCCCTACTTGTCGTCGGCGGCTGTACCACCGCGCCGCAGTTGTCGGTCGCCGCAGCTGCGGCGCCTTCTTCGCCGCGCGATTACCTGATCGGCCCCGGCGATACCGTCAGCGTCACCGTCTGGCGCAATCCCGAAGTGTCAATGTCGGTGGCAGTGCGTCCCGATGGCAAGATCACCACGCCGCTGGTGGAAGATCTGACCGCCAGCGGCAAGACGCCGACGCAGCTGGCCAGGGATATCGAAAAGGCGCTGGCCAAATTCATCCAGCAACCGGTGGTAACGGTGATCGTCACGGCGTTTGTCGGCCCGTATAGCGAACAGATCCGCGTCATCGGCCAGGCAGCCAAGCCGCAGGCGCTGGCTTACCGGCAGGGCATGTCCTTGATGGATGTGCTGATTGCGGTGGGCGGTGTCACCGAATTTGCGGCTGGCAATCGCGCCAACATCATTCGCAACATCGATGGCAAGCAGCAACAGCTGGCAGTGCGCCTGAGCGACCTGATCCGCGATGGCGACATTTCTGCCAACGTGCCAATGCAGCCGGGCGATATCCTGGTCATCCCGGAAAGCTATTTTTAG
- a CDS encoding FemAB family XrtA/PEP-CTERM system-associated protein, whose protein sequence is MAHADLQVRSLQDADAARWDAFVQQSAEATFFHRAGWKKVIERAFGHRTHFLYVESDGEILGVLPLAEINSRLFGHSLAALPFCVYGGIAATDAARRVLDEAAQQLAAQLQVGHLEYRNLQPQHADWVSKPLYVTFRKEIDPDEEKNMLAIPRKQRAMVRKGIKAGLQSEIDADIERFFHAYSTSVHRLGTPVFSKKYFAILKEVFADDCELLVITNEGRTVCAVMSFYFRDEVLPYYGGGTDEARAVAGNDFMYWELMRRACARSYRIFDFGRSKLGTGSFDFKKNWGFEPTPLHYEYQLHQSKAVPDTNPLNPKYQLFIKMWQRMPLAWANRIGPYIVRNLG, encoded by the coding sequence ATGGCGCATGCCGACCTGCAAGTGCGTTCCCTGCAGGATGCCGACGCCGCCCGCTGGGATGCTTTCGTGCAGCAATCTGCGGAAGCGACTTTCTTTCACCGCGCCGGCTGGAAAAAGGTGATCGAGCGCGCGTTCGGCCACCGCACCCATTTCCTTTACGTCGAGTCTGACGGCGAAATCCTGGGCGTATTGCCGCTGGCCGAAATCAACAGCCGGCTGTTCGGACATTCCCTCGCGGCGCTGCCGTTTTGCGTCTATGGCGGCATCGCCGCAACCGACGCGGCCAGGCGCGTGCTCGACGAAGCGGCGCAACAGCTGGCAGCACAGTTGCAAGTCGGCCATCTCGAATACCGGAACCTGCAGCCGCAACATGCCGACTGGGTCTCCAAACCGCTGTACGTCACCTTCCGCAAGGAGATTGATCCGGACGAAGAAAAGAACATGCTGGCGATTCCGCGCAAGCAGCGCGCCATGGTGCGCAAGGGAATCAAGGCCGGCCTGCAAAGCGAAATCGATGCCGACATCGAACGCTTCTTCCACGCCTACTCGACCAGCGTGCACCGGCTCGGCACGCCGGTATTCTCGAAAAAATATTTCGCCATCCTCAAGGAAGTGTTCGCCGACGATTGCGAACTGCTGGTCATCACCAACGAAGGCCGCACGGTCTGCGCCGTCATGAGCTTTTACTTCCGCGATGAGGTCCTGCCCTACTATGGCGGCGGCACAGATGAAGCGCGCGCAGTCGCCGGCAACGATTTCATGTACTGGGAACTGATGCGCCGCGCCTGCGCCCGCAGCTACCGGATTTTCGACTTCGGCCGCAGCAAGCTGGGTACCGGCTCCTTTGACTTCAAGAAGAACTGGGGTTTCGAGCCGACACCGCTGCATTACGAGTATCAGTTGCATCAATCGAAGGCGGTACCGGACACCAATCCCCTCAATCCCAAGTATCAACTGTTCATCAAGATGTGGCAGCGCATGCCGCTGGCGTGGGCCAACCGCATCGGCCCCTACATCGTCAGGAACCTGGGATAG